CCTTCGATATTGAAGCTTGGCTGCCGGGGCAGAATACCTATCGTGAGATTTCGTCCGTTTCCACGTGTGGGGATTTTCAGGCTCGCCGTATGAGCGCACGTTATCGCGATACTGCTGATAAATCCGTGAAATTTGTGCATACTCTGAATGGTTCTGGTGTTGCGGTCGGGCGCTGTCTGATTGCTGTCATGGAGAATTATCAGACTGAGGACGGATCGATTGTGATTCCTGAAGTCTTGCGTCCATATATGGGTGGTCTCGAGAAGATTTCAGTTTAGGCCTCTGTTCTTCAGAGGCTGATATCGAATTGTTTCAATTTCGATATTTGGCGATTGATTTCCCTGCGCACGGTTGCTTCGTGCGCAGGAAACAAACTTTTTTGATGAGGGACTAATATGCGAATTCTTCTAACCAATGACGATGGCATTAATGCACCTGGCCTTGTGGTGCTTGAGAAGATCGCTCGTGCCCTCTCAGATGATGTGTGGATTGTTGCTCCGGAAACGGAACAATCCGGGATGTCCCATTCTCTTACGCTGCATGATCCTCTGCGTATGCGTAAGCTTGGTGAAAAGCGATTTGCAGTGCACGGCACCCCAACTGATTGTGTGATCATGGGCGTTGACCACATTCTTGATGGTCGTCCGGATCTTGTTCTTTCCGGTGTGAATCGTGGGCAGAATATGGCCGAAGACGTTACCTATTCGGGCACTGTTGCCGGAGCGATGGAAGGTGTTTTGCTCGGGATTCGTTCTCTTGCTCTTAGCCAGTCTTACAATTGGTCCAGCTGTGATCCATTCGATTGGAGCGCTTCTGAAGTGCATGGAGCCCAGATTGTAGAAGACTTGCTTGGTCATGAGTTGCCGCGTCAAACCCTTTTGAATGTCAACTTTCCGGCTTGTTCAGCCGACGAAGTTGAAGAGGTGGTCTATACCAGACAGGGCAAAAGGGATCAGGCACATTTGAGTGTCGTGCCGCGTGTTGATACGCGTGGTTTGTCCTATTTTTGGCTTGGTTTTGAAGACCGTCGTTCAAATCCTGAAGAGGGTACGGACCTGCATGCTGTCATGCATAACAAGATAT
This window of the uncultured Cohaesibacter sp. genome carries:
- the surE gene encoding 5'/3'-nucleotidase SurE, with product MRILLTNDDGINAPGLVVLEKIARALSDDVWIVAPETEQSGMSHSLTLHDPLRMRKLGEKRFAVHGTPTDCVIMGVDHILDGRPDLVLSGVNRGQNMAEDVTYSGTVAGAMEGVLLGIRSLALSQSYNWSSCDPFDWSASEVHGAQIVEDLLGHELPRQTLLNVNFPACSADEVEEVVYTRQGKRDQAHLSVVPRVDTRGLSYFWLGFEDRRSNPEEGTDLHAVMHNKISVTPLHLDMTDNETLETLMKK